In a genomic window of Flavobacteriales bacterium:
- a CDS encoding tetratricopeptide repeat protein, whose product MKSILAIAFSVLVSLGVFGQSSELQTAFKSSYTKESNSDFSGAIKDLKAVYSETSYELNLRLGWLHYSAGLFTESMSYYKKAIDLMPASVEAKFGYVYPAAAVGNWDQVKSQYEDILRIDAKNSQAHYRLGLIFYGREEFDKALQHFQVGFNLYPFDYDFNLMMAWTSLKMGKMREAKVLFNKVLLLSPDDESAIEGLGLIK is encoded by the coding sequence ATGAAAAGTATCCTTGCAATAGCGTTTTCCGTGTTGGTTTCCTTGGGTGTCTTCGGACAGTCGTCAGAACTGCAAACGGCTTTCAAGAGTAGCTATACAAAAGAGTCCAACAGCGACTTTTCTGGGGCGATCAAAGACCTGAAAGCGGTTTATAGCGAAACATCTTATGAACTCAACCTGCGCTTGGGCTGGTTGCATTATTCGGCAGGTCTTTTCACCGAATCCATGAGCTATTACAAAAAGGCCATCGACCTGATGCCCGCTTCGGTTGAGGCAAAATTTGGCTATGTGTATCCAGCAGCGGCAGTTGGAAATTGGGATCAGGTAAAATCGCAGTACGAAGACATTCTGCGCATTGACGCCAAGAACTCGCAGGCGCATTATCGTTTGGGATTAATTTTCTACGGAAGAGAGGAATTCGATAAGGCGCTTCAGCACTTTCAGGTCGGTTTCAACCTCTATCCGTTCGATTACGATTTCAACCTGATGATGGCTTGGACGAGCCTCAAAATGGGCAAAATGCGTGAGGCCAAAGTGCTATTCAATAAGGTGCTGTTGCTTTCTCCAGATGATGAATCTGCGATTGAGGGATTGGGTCTGATCAAGTAA
- a CDS encoding peptidoglycan DD-metalloendopeptidase family protein: MTETQKYTWKLIWEGLLHSYSQIFFSLDKVFAVVLLLCSFIDPYVGISAIVAGLIAILTAYFLGFDHKNIREGMYSFNSVMVGMVMAVYYDMNVPFILLLVLMSVFTLFFTLAINAQLSKYGLPIMSIPFLFGVWTVLLVGREFGGLQLTERGIYTINELWSYGGEALVNFYDKVDNLPIPDILDVYLRSLGAIFFQFNILAGLVIMIGLIRFSRIAFVLSLIGFFSGYLFFSFMEGQFSHLHYSYIGFNFILSAIALGGFFTIPSRGTFLMVALASPVIAILIAAIGNVFAVVQLPIYSLPYNVLVLVTLYVLKLRLAPKGLTPIVEQSYSPEINLYRFLNQQERYANDTYFHIYLPFYGEWTVSQGHDGEITHKGEWKEAFDFVIEDEEGKTYRNPGTQLEDFYGFNRPVVAPQAGWVAAVQSEIEENAIGDVNLDKNWGNTVVIRHGDGMFTQLSHLKKDSIKVAVGDPVKKGQVVASLGNSGRSPEPHIHFQMQATPYIGSKTMKYPVAYYMEKTADGLKFHAFDYPQEGQTISNIKVDPLLKKAFNLIPGMVLNLESDGKKFKWEVFTDAYNSTYIYCHRSEAIAYFVNNETLFYFTRFIGDKKSPLFEFYTGVYKVMLGFYRDLKVTDHFPVNDIYSGFLKGLLDIASPFYPVVKVEYEVSYDEIDDSLEAEWMKLSSSLKVKALGNVQRQKDFRIELDSKGISKFIIGKDGNEKVFTCEVR; this comes from the coding sequence TTGACGGAAACTCAGAAATACACTTGGAAATTGATCTGGGAGGGGCTGCTACACAGCTACTCTCAGATTTTTTTCAGTCTGGACAAGGTGTTTGCCGTTGTCCTTCTGCTCTGTTCCTTCATTGATCCGTATGTCGGTATCAGTGCGATCGTTGCTGGGCTCATAGCCATTCTCACCGCGTACTTTCTGGGCTTCGACCACAAGAACATCCGCGAAGGCATGTACAGCTTCAACAGCGTGATGGTGGGAATGGTGATGGCGGTGTATTACGATATGAACGTGCCGTTCATTCTCTTGCTGGTGCTGATGTCTGTGTTTACACTCTTCTTCACCTTGGCCATCAATGCGCAGTTGAGCAAATACGGCTTGCCCATCATGAGTATTCCATTCCTTTTTGGGGTTTGGACCGTTCTTTTGGTTGGTAGAGAATTCGGTGGGTTGCAACTCACCGAGCGCGGCATCTATACCATCAATGAACTTTGGTCGTATGGTGGCGAAGCGTTGGTCAACTTCTACGATAAGGTCGATAACCTGCCCATTCCCGACATTCTGGACGTATATCTAAGGTCGCTCGGAGCTATCTTCTTTCAGTTCAATATTCTGGCAGGACTGGTCATCATGATCGGGTTGATCCGCTTCTCGCGGATTGCATTTGTGCTTTCGCTGATCGGTTTTTTTAGCGGTTACCTTTTCTTCAGTTTTATGGAAGGGCAGTTCTCGCATTTACATTACAGCTACATCGGTTTCAACTTCATTCTGTCCGCCATTGCGTTGGGCGGTTTTTTCACCATTCCTTCCCGTGGAACGTTCCTGATGGTTGCGCTGGCATCGCCAGTCATTGCCATTCTCATCGCGGCAATCGGAAATGTGTTTGCCGTGGTTCAGCTGCCGATCTACTCGCTTCCGTATAACGTACTTGTTCTGGTTACGCTTTATGTTTTGAAGCTGAGATTGGCGCCAAAAGGGCTTACTCCAATTGTAGAGCAATCCTATTCTCCAGAGATAAACCTTTACCGTTTCTTGAACCAGCAGGAGCGTTACGCCAACGACACCTATTTCCATATTTATCTGCCATTTTATGGCGAATGGACGGTTTCGCAAGGACATGATGGCGAGATCACTCATAAAGGAGAGTGGAAAGAAGCGTTCGATTTTGTGATAGAGGATGAGGAGGGGAAGACCTATCGGAATCCTGGAACGCAGTTGGAAGACTTTTACGGATTCAACCGTCCTGTGGTAGCGCCACAGGCAGGTTGGGTGGCAGCTGTACAAAGTGAAATTGAGGAAAACGCCATTGGCGATGTCAACCTGGATAAAAACTGGGGAAATACCGTGGTCATCCGTCATGGCGATGGCATGTTCACCCAGCTCAGTCATTTAAAAAAGGACAGTATAAAAGTTGCGGTCGGTGATCCCGTGAAGAAAGGCCAGGTCGTTGCTTCCCTCGGAAATTCGGGACGTTCTCCTGAGCCACATATCCATTTTCAGATGCAGGCCACACCCTACATCGGCAGTAAGACAATGAAGTATCCCGTGGCCTACTACATGGAGAAAACCGCTGATGGTCTGAAATTCCATGCGTTCGATTATCCACAGGAAGGGCAGACCATTTCCAACATTAAAGTGGATCCATTACTGAAAAAGGCGTTCAATCTCATTCCTGGGATGGTTTTGAACTTGGAATCGGATGGAAAAAAGTTCAAGTGGGAGGTTTTTACGGATGCATACAATAGCACATATATCTACTGCCACAGGAGCGAAGCAATTGCCTACTTCGTGAACAATGAAACGCTGTTCTACTTCACCCGATTTATCGGGGATAAAAAATCACCGCTGTTCGAATTCTACACAGGCGTCTACAAGGTAATGCTCGGTTTCTACCGCGATCTGAAGGTCACCGACCATTTCCCTGTAAATGACATCTATTCAGGTTTCCTCAAAGGGTTGCTGGACATTGCATCGCCATTTTATCCAGTTGTGAAAGTAGAATATGAGGTCAGTTATGATGAGATCGATGATTCGCTGGAAGCGGAGTGGATGAAGCTGAGTTCTTCGCTCAAGGTGAAAGCACTTGGAAACGTACAGCGGCAGAAGGATTTCCGTATCGAACTTGATTCCAAAGGGATCTCAAAGTTCATTATCGGCAAGGATGGCAACGAAAAAGTGTTCACATGCGAAGTGCGCTGA
- a CDS encoding diaminopimelate decarboxylase, with amino-acid sequence MEKQRYERPIIRRLNTGVMNKFGTKTEYEPVTHIDDCAVKDLLADYGSPLFVISQKKIHETYQDATRAFTTRYPKVQFAWSYKTNYISAVCNVYHQLGSWAEVVSGFEYQKALKNGVPGSKIIFNGPDKTVDELKLAMENKSLIHIDHLDELYTLTELCEETGIRPKVAIRINMDTGIYPMWDRFGFNYENGQAWDAINKIVLSDRMDLVGLHCHIGTFMLTANAYGVAATKLSELALSIQSKYGKKIQYIDMGGGFASKNTLKGSFLSGYDTSPTFDDYAEAISTSIMNAGFVEDELPLLILETGRAMIDEAGYLLGTVISNKRLSDGRKATIMDFGVNIMFTSFWYDHKISPAQEFSHHTEDTVMYGPLCMNIDVVRENATLPPMKRGDQVVVHTVGAYNMTQWMQFIALRPAVVMIDLQNKPHLIRKREELSNIDQQEQMPDYLKEFKL; translated from the coding sequence ATGGAAAAGCAGCGCTATGAAAGACCAATTATCCGAAGGCTGAACACAGGGGTAATGAACAAGTTCGGTACTAAGACAGAGTACGAACCAGTAACACACATTGACGATTGCGCGGTGAAAGACCTGCTGGCAGATTACGGTTCTCCGCTGTTCGTCATCTCGCAGAAGAAGATCCACGAGACGTATCAGGATGCAACGCGTGCGTTCACCACACGCTATCCGAAGGTGCAGTTTGCCTGGAGCTACAAGACCAACTACATCAGCGCGGTATGCAACGTTTACCATCAGTTAGGTTCGTGGGCGGAAGTGGTTTCAGGCTTCGAATACCAGAAAGCGCTGAAGAACGGTGTGCCTGGTTCCAAGATCATTTTCAACGGACCCGACAAAACCGTGGATGAACTGAAGTTAGCGATGGAGAACAAGTCACTGATCCACATCGATCACTTGGATGAACTCTATACGCTCACGGAGCTTTGCGAAGAGACAGGAATCCGTCCGAAAGTGGCCATCCGTATCAATATGGATACAGGCATTTACCCAATGTGGGACCGTTTCGGCTTCAACTACGAGAACGGACAAGCGTGGGATGCCATCAATAAGATCGTATTGAGCGATAGAATGGATCTGGTCGGGTTACACTGCCACATCGGAACATTCATGTTGACCGCGAACGCGTACGGAGTGGCTGCCACCAAACTTTCCGAGCTAGCGTTGAGCATTCAAAGCAAGTACGGCAAGAAGATTCAGTATATCGATATGGGCGGAGGTTTTGCTTCCAAGAACACGCTCAAAGGCTCATTCCTTTCAGGATATGATACTTCACCAACATTTGATGATTACGCGGAGGCCATTTCAACCTCCATCATGAATGCTGGATTTGTGGAAGATGAGTTGCCACTGCTGATTCTGGAAACAGGTCGTGCAATGATCGATGAGGCAGGTTACCTGCTTGGAACCGTGATCTCGAACAAGCGTTTGAGCGATGGTCGCAAGGCAACGATCATGGACTTCGGGGTAAATATCATGTTCACTTCGTTCTGGTATGATCACAAGATCAGTCCTGCGCAGGAGTTCAGCCACCACACGGAAGATACCGTGATGTACGGGCCGCTGTGTATGAACATCGATGTGGTGCGCGAGAATGCTACGCTGCCACCAATGAAGCGGGGCGATCAAGTAGTGGTTCACACCGTTGGTGCGTACAACATGACCCAATGGATGCAGTTCATTGCGCTTCGGCCTGCCGTGGTGATGATCGATCTGCAGAACAAACCGCACCTGATCCGTAAGCGTGAGGAACTGTCCAATATCGATCAGCAGGAACAAATGCCTGATTACCTGAAGGAGTTTAAACTTTGA
- a CDS encoding biotin carboxylase — protein MMKKQLTIAVTGLNNIDSPGPGVPVIRALRDSEEFDVRIIGLSYEALEPGIYMHDVVDYVYQIPFPKSGTEVIYSRIAYINSLENIDVLIPNFDAELYNFIKLADRMEKELNIKTFLPSVEQFEARHKVNLEEFGEKHGLLVPKSKMIFSTAEVPKLAQDFTYPVVVKGQFYDAHIAYNQEQVVTYFNKIAAKWGLPIVIQQFVYGTEVNIVALGDGEGNMVGAVPMRKQYITDKGKAWAGVSLDDEGLLKEAKSMIASSKWRGGMELEYIKTSDDEYYLLEINPRFPAWVYLAVGCGQNLPEALVKLALGEKVETFTDYEIGKMFIRYSWDLIVNMKEFEEISTTGELGPSSKKRAS, from the coding sequence ATTATGAAAAAGCAACTCACCATAGCAGTTACGGGACTGAACAACATTGACAGTCCAGGACCGGGAGTACCTGTGATCCGCGCGCTGCGAGATAGCGAAGAGTTCGATGTACGCATCATCGGTTTGAGTTATGAGGCACTTGAGCCAGGCATTTACATGCATGATGTGGTAGATTACGTTTACCAGATACCTTTTCCGAAGTCTGGAACAGAGGTGATCTACAGTCGCATTGCCTACATCAACTCGTTGGAGAACATCGATGTGCTTATCCCGAATTTCGATGCAGAGCTTTACAACTTCATCAAACTGGCAGACAGGATGGAGAAGGAGTTGAACATCAAGACCTTCCTTCCTTCGGTAGAGCAGTTTGAGGCTCGCCACAAGGTGAACTTGGAAGAGTTCGGAGAGAAGCACGGGCTATTGGTTCCAAAGAGCAAGATGATCTTCTCCACGGCCGAGGTTCCAAAGTTGGCTCAGGACTTCACATATCCTGTTGTTGTCAAAGGCCAGTTTTACGATGCACACATTGCCTACAATCAGGAGCAGGTGGTCACATACTTCAATAAGATCGCGGCCAAGTGGGGATTGCCGATCGTCATTCAGCAGTTCGTTTATGGAACTGAAGTGAATATTGTGGCCCTTGGCGATGGCGAAGGGAACATGGTAGGAGCGGTGCCGATGCGCAAGCAATACATCACCGATAAGGGAAAAGCTTGGGCAGGAGTGAGCTTGGATGATGAAGGTCTGCTGAAAGAGGCCAAATCAATGATCGCCAGTTCGAAGTGGCGTGGCGGCATGGAGCTCGAGTACATCAAAACAAGCGATGATGAATATTACCTGCTCGAGATCAATCCTCGGTTCCCAGCTTGGGTGTATCTGGCCGTAGGCTGCGGACAGAACCTTCCGGAAGCGTTGGTGAAACTGGCGCTGGGAGAGAAGGTTGAGACCTTTACCGATTACGAGATCGGGAAGATGTTCATCCGCTACTCATGGGACCTGATCGTGAACATGAAGGAATTTGAGGAGATTTCAACGACAGGTGAGCTTGGACCTTCTTCGAAGAAGAGAGCAAGTTGA
- a CDS encoding PqqD family peptide modification chaperone, translating into MISLKKNIAVSESGFVFNPTTGDSFSLNGVGTDILKLMKDGKSEAEIKTMVRTSYDVDDDTFDKDYYDFLKMLGQYKLLDAE; encoded by the coding sequence ATGATCAGTTTAAAGAAAAACATCGCAGTAAGTGAGTCAGGATTCGTTTTCAACCCGACAACCGGAGACTCGTTCTCGCTGAACGGAGTTGGAACAGACATCCTCAAACTGATGAAGGACGGCAAGAGTGAGGCCGAGATCAAAACCATGGTCCGCACATCGTATGATGTGGATGATGATACGTTTGACAAGGACTACTACGACTTCCTGAAAATGTTGGGGCAATACAAACTTCTTGACGCAGAGTAA
- a CDS encoding helix-turn-helix domain-containing protein: MQAAELYIRNMVSSRCIVAVRQMLKQLDMTEVERISLGRAVVGYDDDRQLAQFIDALPSIGFSLVEDDGQKTVEMIKAAAIELFYHGNNANSLIRNSDHLSERTGMPYHQLSRVFSEQTNTTLEKYIILLKIERVKELLSYKDLSLSEISYQMGYSSVQYLSNQFKQVTGVTPKQFKEGKGGGRIPLDRLV; the protein is encoded by the coding sequence ATGCAAGCAGCAGAACTCTATATCCGCAACATGGTAAGCAGCCGCTGCATTGTGGCGGTGCGCCAGATGCTTAAGCAATTGGACATGACCGAAGTGGAGCGTATTTCGCTTGGCCGTGCAGTTGTAGGTTATGATGATGACCGACAGTTGGCCCAGTTCATTGATGCGCTTCCATCCATCGGTTTCTCGCTGGTGGAAGATGACGGACAGAAGACCGTGGAGATGATCAAGGCGGCTGCCATTGAGCTTTTTTACCACGGGAATAACGCCAATTCGCTTATCCGAAATTCCGACCACTTGAGTGAACGTACCGGAATGCCTTATCATCAGCTCAGCCGGGTTTTCTCGGAACAGACGAACACCACGCTGGAGAAGTACATCATCCTTCTGAAGATCGAGCGTGTGAAGGAACTTTTGAGTTATAAAGACCTATCGCTCAGTGAAATATCATACCAAATGGGATACAGTAGTGTGCAGTATCTCAGTAACCAGTTCAAGCAGGTAACGGGTGTTACTCCCAAACAGTTTAAAGAAGGTAAAGGTGGGGGTCGGATTCCGCTGGATAGACTTGTCTAA